A single genomic interval of Theropithecus gelada isolate Dixy chromosome 16, Tgel_1.0, whole genome shotgun sequence harbors:
- the ARHGDIA gene encoding rho GDP-dissociation inhibitor 1 isoform X1: MAEQEPTAEQLAQIAAENEEDEHSVNYKPPAQKSIQEIQELDKDDESLRKYKEALLGRVAVSADPNVPNVVVTGLTLVCSSAPGPLELDLTGDLESFKKQSFVLKEGVEYRIKISFRVNREIVSGMKYIQHTYRKGVKIDKTDYMVGSYGPRAEEYEFLTPVEEAPKGSISLSHLRPGLRKERSSHSPGPVVAPDVCVCCSVVELGCGMQGLVGARPSSSPAAPWPAPLSLSVPSNHDALTCGVCRGASLASNSLCLHEHVASPSLPRWRTQ; this comes from the exons ATGGCTGAGCAGGAGCCCACAGCCGAGCAGCTGGCCCAGATTGCAGCAGAGAACGAGGAAGATGAGCACTCGGTCAACTACAAGCCCCCGGCCCAGAAGAGCATCCAGGAGATCCAGGAGCTGGACAAGGACGACGAGAGCCTGCGAAAGTACAAGGAGGCCCTGCTGGGCCGCGTGGCCGTTTCGGCAG ACCCCAACGTCCCCAACGTCGTCGTGACTGGCCTGACCCTGGTGTGCAGCTCGGCCCCGGGCCCCCTGGAGCTGGACCTGACAG GTGACCTGGAGAGCTTCAAGAAGCAGTCGTTTGTGCTGAAAGAGGGTGTAGAGTACCGGATAAAAATCTCTTTCCGG GTTAACAGAGAGATCGTGTCCGGCATGAAGTACATCCAGCACACGTACAGGAAAGGCGTCAAGA TTGACAAGACTGACTACATGGTAGGCAGCTATGGGCCCCGGGCCGAGGAGTACGAGTTCCTGACCCCCGTGGAGGAGGCACCCAAGG GTTCTATCTCCCTGTCACACCTGAGGCCTGGCTTAAGGAAGGAGCGGAGCAGCCATTCTCCAGGCCCCGTGGTTGCCCCGGACGTGTGCGTTTGCTGCTCCGTGGTGGAGCTGGGGTGTGGGATGCAGGGTCTTGTGGGGGCCAGGCCATCCTCCAGCCCTGCTGCTCCCTGGCCAGCCCCTTTGTCGCTGTCAGTCCCGTCTAACCATGATGCCTTAACATGTGGAGTGTGCCGTGGGGCCTCACTAGCCTCTAACTCCCTGTGTCTGCATGAGCATGTGGCCTCCCCGTCCCTTCCCCGGTGGCGAACCCAGTGA
- the ARHGDIA gene encoding rho GDP-dissociation inhibitor 1 isoform X2: protein MAEQEPTAEQLAQIAAENEEDEHSVNYKPPAQKSIQEIQELDKDDESLRKYKEALLGRVAVSADPNVPNVVVTGLTLVCSSAPGPLELDLTGDLESFKKQSFVLKEGVEYRIKISFRVNREIVSGMKYIQHTYRKGVKIDKTDYMVGSYGPRAEEYEFLTPVEEAPKGMLARGSYSIKSRFTDDDKTDHLSWEWNLTIKKDWKD from the exons ATGGCTGAGCAGGAGCCCACAGCCGAGCAGCTGGCCCAGATTGCAGCAGAGAACGAGGAAGATGAGCACTCGGTCAACTACAAGCCCCCGGCCCAGAAGAGCATCCAGGAGATCCAGGAGCTGGACAAGGACGACGAGAGCCTGCGAAAGTACAAGGAGGCCCTGCTGGGCCGCGTGGCCGTTTCGGCAG ACCCCAACGTCCCCAACGTCGTCGTGACTGGCCTGACCCTGGTGTGCAGCTCGGCCCCGGGCCCCCTGGAGCTGGACCTGACAG GTGACCTGGAGAGCTTCAAGAAGCAGTCGTTTGTGCTGAAAGAGGGTGTAGAGTACCGGATAAAAATCTCTTTCCGG GTTAACAGAGAGATCGTGTCCGGCATGAAGTACATCCAGCACACGTACAGGAAAGGCGTCAAGA TTGACAAGACTGACTACATGGTAGGCAGCTATGGGCCCCGGGCCGAGGAGTACGAGTTCCTGACCCCCGTGGAGGAGGCACCCAAGGGTATGCTGGCCCGGGGCAGCTACAGCATCAAGTCCCGCTTCACAGACGACGACAAGACCGACCACCTGTCCTGGGAGTGGAATCTCACCATCAAGAAGGACTGGAAGGACTGA
- the ARHGDIA gene encoding rho GDP-dissociation inhibitor 1 isoform X3, with the protein MAEQEPTAEQLAQIAAENEEDEHSVNYKPPAQKSIQEIQELDKDDESLRKYKEALLGRVAVSADPNVPNVVVTGLTLVCSSAPGPLELDLTGDLESFKKQSFVLKEGVEYRIKISFRVNREIVSGMKYIQHTYRKGVKNDDKTDHLSWEWNLTIKKDWKD; encoded by the exons ATGGCTGAGCAGGAGCCCACAGCCGAGCAGCTGGCCCAGATTGCAGCAGAGAACGAGGAAGATGAGCACTCGGTCAACTACAAGCCCCCGGCCCAGAAGAGCATCCAGGAGATCCAGGAGCTGGACAAGGACGACGAGAGCCTGCGAAAGTACAAGGAGGCCCTGCTGGGCCGCGTGGCCGTTTCGGCAG ACCCCAACGTCCCCAACGTCGTCGTGACTGGCCTGACCCTGGTGTGCAGCTCGGCCCCGGGCCCCCTGGAGCTGGACCTGACAG GTGACCTGGAGAGCTTCAAGAAGCAGTCGTTTGTGCTGAAAGAGGGTGTAGAGTACCGGATAAAAATCTCTTTCCGG GTTAACAGAGAGATCGTGTCCGGCATGAAGTACATCCAGCACACGTACAGGAAAGGCGTCAAGA ACGACGACAAGACCGACCACCTGTCCTGGGAGTGGAATCTCACCATCAAGAAGGACTGGAAGGACTGA